Proteins co-encoded in one Leptolyngbya boryana PCC 6306 genomic window:
- a CDS encoding CHAT domain-containing protein, translating to MNSRLSLMMVLILVGTNPTMAQTTLVTQLQHSEKVEADRLFNQGLQQYQENQYGSAITSWQSALKLYRRLRDRPGEAQTLLHQGKVSFALSRYGEALQLYSEALPIIRSLKNQDSESTLLLLQGNAYFALARYEEALQLYHQALSIAQAVQNHSEEANSLMSQANVYTSLLRYDEAIHTYGEALLIFQAVQDRRGEATVLLNLATTYRRSSRYKEALQYYNQALPIFQKLKNRILEAHTLLSRGIAYVSLSRYEEAMAGYNQALPIFQKLNARDHEANAWMNLGFAQFAVQQFSQAERSLRRAIAVFEQIRLDRLSEANKISVFETQTKSYRALQEVLIAQNQPETALTISEWGRTKALVERLTQQLQPSSQLISQAPSLATLTQTARSQNATLVEYSVIDDPKGQETRLFIWVIQPNGSIAFRQVNLAAVLPKQCPTISRLIGNSRDSIGVRSSQSDWLIVDAVTQKHPCTQSDPDENFTTLYKLLIEPIASLLPTDPNQHIVFIPDRTLFLVPLAALKSADGQFLIEKHTIRTAPSIRLLDKTRALKSLSSGQGALIVGNPFMPNDPNSAQPLSNLPNAAQEANAIAPLFGTQAITGKQGTKKTVLQQMSDARIIHLATHGSFDDRNGFKSWLALAPSETDNGILTAEEVAQLKLNADLVVLSACDTGRGKVTGDGVIGLSRSFISAGVPSVIVSLWAVPDAPTAELMQAFYQQLKHNADKAQALRQAMLTTLKTHPNPKNWAAFTLIGEGL from the coding sequence ATGAACAGCAGATTAAGTTTGATGATGGTGCTGATCCTTGTTGGAACAAACCCTACAATGGCTCAAACCACTCTGGTTACTCAACTTCAGCACTCTGAAAAAGTCGAAGCAGATCGATTGTTTAATCAAGGATTGCAGCAATATCAGGAAAATCAGTATGGATCTGCGATCACATCCTGGCAATCTGCATTAAAGCTTTACCGAAGACTTCGTGATCGACCAGGAGAAGCGCAAACCCTACTACATCAAGGTAAAGTCAGCTTTGCTCTGTCTCGCTATGGAGAAGCGCTGCAACTATACAGTGAAGCACTACCGATTATCAGATCGCTGAAAAATCAAGATAGCGAATCTACTCTACTCTTACTTCAAGGGAATGCTTACTTTGCTCTAGCCCGCTATGAGGAAGCATTGCAACTCTATCATCAAGCATTGTCGATCGCTCAAGCGGTTCAAAACCACAGTGAGGAAGCCAACAGCCTGATGAGCCAAGCGAATGTCTATACATCTCTTCTTCGCTACGACGAGGCAATTCACACCTACGGTGAAGCACTCCTCATCTTCCAAGCCGTTCAAGATCGCAGAGGCGAAGCAACCGTTCTACTTAATCTAGCAACAACCTATCGCCGCTCCTCCCGCTACAAGGAAGCGCTTCAGTACTACAATCAAGCACTGCCCATTTTTCAAAAACTGAAAAACCGTATTCTTGAAGCACACACCTTATTAAGTCGAGGCATTGCTTACGTTTCCCTCTCTCGCTATGAAGAAGCAATGGCTGGCTACAATCAAGCACTGCCCATTTTTCAAAAACTCAACGCTCGCGATCATGAAGCAAACGCCTGGATGAATCTGGGGTTCGCTCAATTTGCAGTGCAGCAATTTTCTCAAGCAGAACGGTCGCTCAGACGGGCGATCGCAGTATTTGAACAAATTCGATTAGACCGACTCTCTGAAGCAAATAAAATTTCAGTGTTTGAGACGCAAACGAAGAGCTATCGGGCGTTACAAGAAGTTTTAATTGCTCAAAATCAACCTGAAACTGCCCTGACCATTTCAGAGTGGGGGCGTACTAAAGCTTTAGTTGAACGGTTAACTCAACAGCTACAACCATCCTCGCAACTGATTAGCCAAGCCCCCTCTCTTGCTACCCTGACTCAGACTGCACGATCGCAAAATGCCACTTTAGTGGAGTATTCAGTCATTGATGATCCTAAAGGGCAAGAAACGCGACTCTTTATATGGGTGATTCAACCGAATGGCAGCATTGCGTTTCGTCAAGTCAATCTTGCAGCAGTTCTACCGAAGCAATGTCCAACAATTTCTCGTTTGATTGGTAACAGTCGTGACTCAATCGGTGTTCGTAGCTCCCAATCAGATTGGCTCATTGTCGATGCAGTCACTCAAAAGCATCCTTGTACTCAGTCTGATCCCGATGAGAATTTCACAACACTTTATAAACTGCTAATCGAACCGATCGCGTCTCTACTTCCAACTGATCCGAATCAGCACATTGTTTTTATTCCCGATCGCACTCTTTTTCTTGTTCCTCTTGCTGCGCTTAAATCTGCTGATGGTCAATTTCTAATCGAGAAGCACACAATTCGCACTGCCCCTTCTATCCGACTCCTAGACAAAACCCGTGCCCTCAAATCACTGTCAAGCGGGCAAGGTGCGCTAATTGTTGGGAATCCTTTCATGCCGAATGATCCAAATTCAGCACAACCGCTCTCGAATTTGCCAAACGCCGCACAAGAAGCGAATGCAATCGCGCCTTTATTTGGCACTCAAGCAATCACTGGCAAGCAAGGAACTAAGAAAACTGTCCTTCAACAAATGTCGGATGCAAGGATCATTCATCTTGCAACGCATGGCTCGTTCGACGATCGTAATGGCTTCAAAAGCTGGTTGGCGCTTGCTCCATCTGAAACAGATAATGGAATTCTCACGGCTGAAGAAGTTGCACAATTGAAGCTAAATGCAGATTTAGTGGTCTTGAGTGCCTGTGATACTGGACGTGGAAAAGTAACTGGAGATGGAGTCATTGGACTATCGCGATCGTTCATCAGTGCAGGTGTTCCAAGTGTGATTGTTTCACTCTGGGCTGTTCCTGATGCTCCGACGGCTGAACTAATGCAGGCATTCTATCAACAGTTGAAACACAATGCCGATAAAGCACAAGCACTCCGTCAAGCAATGTTAACGACTCTCAAAACTCATCCCAATCCAAAAAATTGGGCAGCATTCACACTCATCGGTGAAGGGCTATAA
- a CDS encoding ISL3 family transposase: MELLELLPNSEHIQIRNYELDRVQKQVRIDLCSTQIFAPCPICQHEAVRVHSRYERTLGDLPWADYRVVMQFEVRKFFCDNASCQRRIFSERLHEIAAPWARRTQRLNAQLSEIGLVLGGAAGIRLSQKLHCTVSRNTILRLVMRLPPLQVAAPRIVGIDDFAFRKCVSYGTIIVNLETHKPISLLPRRAAEPVTEWLSQYPGIEIVSRDRSSAYRSGITAGAPSATQVADRFHLMQNLAEVLEQVLRTQTQVLRTVGETESKQVSSETIAVIAQILSDLVPKSDQVSETDSQLQEEQLIGSAHWQKRSTQHQTIWSLFEQGWATAAIAQEVGLGVRTVQRDLRKPQFADPQRRSDYGDSLAVPYRAFITEYLQKHKQTYGLFSVLKRQGYKGSRRTLSRYVHRLREAGSLTSQSHRPRSPAPKRKTESTVPATPLSANRATWLVMCVPKKRTREQKQLIKRLKTHSPVLKTVIELSEAFCKLIRHRQSEQFETWLKEVEVSDLIPFQKFAQGLQQDYEAVKAAMTLPISNGPVEGQINRLKLLKRQMYGRAGIKLLEQRFLLIS, from the coding sequence GTGGAACTTTTAGAACTACTTCCCAACTCGGAACACATACAAATTCGGAACTATGAGCTAGATCGCGTTCAGAAGCAAGTGCGAATTGATCTGTGTTCAACTCAAATATTTGCACCTTGCCCGATTTGTCAGCACGAAGCAGTTCGAGTGCATAGCCGATATGAACGAACACTCGGAGATTTACCGTGGGCAGACTATCGGGTAGTCATGCAATTTGAAGTGCGAAAATTTTTCTGCGATAACGCCTCCTGTCAACGTCGGATCTTTAGCGAACGACTGCATGAAATCGCAGCACCCTGGGCACGACGAACTCAACGGCTAAATGCTCAATTGAGTGAAATCGGTTTGGTATTAGGAGGTGCAGCCGGAATTCGGTTGAGCCAGAAGTTGCATTGCACTGTGAGTCGCAATACCATCCTACGATTAGTGATGCGTTTACCGCCGCTACAAGTTGCAGCGCCTCGAATTGTCGGGATTGATGATTTTGCTTTTCGTAAGTGTGTGAGCTATGGCACGATCATTGTGAATCTAGAAACTCATAAACCGATCTCATTACTCCCTAGACGAGCTGCGGAACCTGTTACCGAATGGCTGAGCCAGTATCCCGGCATCGAAATCGTGTCACGAGACCGCTCCTCCGCGTATCGGAGTGGAATTACAGCAGGTGCGCCGAGTGCTACTCAAGTTGCAGACCGATTTCATCTGATGCAGAATCTAGCAGAGGTTTTAGAACAAGTTTTGAGAACTCAAACACAGGTGCTGAGAACGGTCGGAGAAACCGAGTCGAAGCAGGTGAGTTCAGAAACAATCGCTGTGATTGCTCAGATACTGAGCGATTTAGTTCCAAAATCAGATCAAGTATCAGAAACAGACTCCCAATTGCAGGAAGAGCAATTGATTGGCTCTGCTCATTGGCAGAAGCGTAGCACACAGCATCAGACGATCTGGAGTTTGTTTGAGCAAGGATGGGCGACTGCTGCGATTGCCCAGGAAGTTGGCTTGGGCGTTCGGACTGTCCAACGAGACCTTCGCAAACCTCAGTTTGCTGACCCTCAACGACGCAGTGACTATGGCGATAGTCTGGCTGTGCCCTATCGAGCCTTCATCACTGAGTACTTACAGAAGCACAAGCAAACCTACGGATTGTTTAGTGTACTAAAACGACAAGGCTACAAGGGGAGTAGACGGACATTGAGTCGATATGTTCATCGATTACGCGAAGCCGGATCTCTGACTTCTCAATCTCATCGCCCTCGTTCACCTGCTCCAAAACGCAAGACTGAATCAACAGTTCCTGCTACGCCGCTGAGTGCGAATCGAGCAACTTGGCTTGTGATGTGTGTACCAAAGAAGCGCACCCGTGAGCAGAAACAACTGATTAAGAGGTTGAAAACCCATTCGCCTGTTTTGAAAACTGTAATTGAACTGAGTGAGGCATTTTGCAAACTCATTCGCCATCGGCAATCAGAGCAGTTCGAGACTTGGTTAAAGGAAGTGGAGGTCAGCGATCTCATTCCTTTTCAGAAGTTTGCTCAAGGACTACAGCAGGATTATGAAGCAGTCAAAGCAGCAATGACTCTGCCGATTAGTAACGGACCTGTGGAAGGGCAAATCAATCGATTGAAGCTACTTAAGAGGCAGATGTACGGTCGAGCAGGAATCAAGTTACTAGAGCAGCGCTTCTTACTCATAAGTTAG
- a CDS encoding HdeD family acid-resistance protein, translating to MRVTESETEVSVVRSGWLTAIAIFMIVLGMIAIAFPFFATVASTLVFGWVFIIAGIAQIVYAFQSKGVGQVVWKLILGLLYLVAGIFVLANPLEGVLAFTLVLGITIFVQGIIQVSMAFQTRRISPNWGWMLVSGIIGIILGIYIWSNVPASATWLLGTLIGVNLLFDGVWMLTLPSGQQRALP from the coding sequence ATGAGAGTCACAGAGTCAGAAACAGAGGTGTCCGTGGTTCGCTCTGGATGGTTAACCGCGATCGCAATTTTCATGATCGTGCTAGGCATGATTGCGATCGCGTTTCCCTTCTTTGCTACTGTTGCTTCGACCTTAGTGTTTGGTTGGGTCTTCATCATTGCTGGAATTGCTCAAATCGTTTATGCCTTTCAATCCAAAGGGGTGGGTCAAGTCGTCTGGAAGCTGATTCTAGGTCTTCTGTATCTTGTAGCGGGAATATTTGTGCTGGCGAATCCACTAGAAGGGGTGCTTGCTTTCACGTTAGTATTAGGAATCACGATTTTTGTCCAAGGCATCATTCAAGTGTCGATGGCGTTTCAAACCCGTCGAATCTCACCGAATTGGGGATGGATGTTAGTGAGCGGCATTATTGGAATTATTTTGGGTATTTACATTTGGTCGAATGTTCCGGCGAGTGCTACATGGCTGCTTGGAACTTTGATTGGAGTCAATCTGCTGTTCGATGGTGTTTGGATGCTAACGCTACCTTCAGGACAGCAACGCGCTTTACCTTAG
- a CDS encoding ISL3 family transposase → MRFLELLPNSEQIEIQNYELDRVQKQVQIYLCSTQAFAPCPVCQHEAVRVHSCYERTLGDLPWADYRVVMQFAVRKFFCDNSACQRRIFSERLHEIAAPWARRTRRLNDQLSEIGLVLGGAAGIRLSQKLHCPVSRNTILRLVMRLPPPQVASPRIVGIDDFAFRKCVSYGTIIVDLETHKPIALLPGRAAEPVAEWLSQYRGIEFVSRDRSSTYRSAITAGAPSATQVADRFHLMQNLAEVLEQVLRTQTQVLKTVGKTESKQVSSETIAVIAQHLSDLVPKSALAPETDAEPQAEQTIGSAHWQKRSTQHQTIWSLFEQGWSTTAIAEEVGLGIRTVQRDLRKPQFADPQRRSDYGDSLAVPYRAFILESLQKHKQPYGLFSALKRQGYKGSRRTLSRYVHRLREAKPLTSQSQDHPRLPTPKRKAGSTVPATPLSANRATWLVMRVPKKRTREQKQLIKRLKIHSPVLKTAIELSEAFCKIIRRRQAEQFETWLKQVEVSDLVPFQKFAQGLQQDYEAVKAAMTLPISNGPVEGQINRLKLLKRQMYGRAGIKLLEQRFLLTS, encoded by the coding sequence GTGAGATTTTTAGAACTATTACCCAACTCAGAACAGATAGAAATCCAAAACTATGAGCTAGATCGCGTTCAGAAGCAAGTGCAGATTTATCTTTGTTCAACTCAAGCATTTGCACCTTGCCCAGTTTGTCAGCACGAAGCAGTTCGAGTGCATAGCTGCTATGAACGAACACTCGGAGATTTGCCGTGGGCGGACTATCGGGTGGTGATGCAATTTGCAGTGCGAAAATTCTTCTGTGATAACTCCGCGTGTCAACGCCGCATCTTCAGCGAACGACTGCACGAAATCGCAGCACCTTGGGCACGCCGGACGCGACGGCTGAACGATCAATTGAGTGAAATCGGCTTGGTATTAGGAGGTGCAGCCGGAATTAGGCTGAGCCAGAAGCTGCATTGTCCTGTAAGCCGCAATACTATTCTGCGATTGGTGATGCGCCTACCTCCTCCACAAGTTGCCTCGCCTCGAATTGTCGGAATTGATGATTTTGCTTTTCGGAAATGTGTGAGCTATGGCACGATTATTGTGGATTTAGAGACGCATAAACCGATTGCATTACTCCCCGGACGAGCGGCGGAACCTGTTGCCGAATGGTTGAGCCAGTATCGCGGCATCGAATTCGTATCACGAGACCGCTCCTCCACGTATCGGAGTGCAATTACAGCAGGTGCGCCGAGTGCCACTCAAGTTGCAGACCGATTCCATCTGATGCAGAATCTGGCGGAGGTTTTAGAGCAAGTTTTGAGAACTCAAACTCAGGTGTTGAAAACGGTCGGGAAAACCGAGTCGAAGCAGGTGAGTTCAGAAACGATTGCGGTCATTGCCCAGCATTTGAGCGATTTAGTTCCAAAATCAGCCCTAGCACCAGAAACAGACGCTGAACCACAAGCAGAGCAGACCATTGGTTCTGCTCACTGGCAGAAGCGTAGTACACAACATCAAACAATCTGGAGTTTGTTTGAGCAAGGATGGTCTACTACTGCGATTGCCGAGGAAGTTGGCTTGGGGATTCGGACTGTCCAACGAGACCTTCGCAAACCTCAGTTTGCTGACCCTCAACGACGCAGTGACTATGGCGATAGCCTAGCTGTGCCCTATCGAGCCTTCATCCTTGAGTCCTTACAAAAGCACAAGCAACCCTACGGATTGTTTAGTGCACTAAAACGCCAAGGCTACAAGGGGAGTAGACGAACATTAAGTCGATATGTTCATCGGTTACGCGAAGCCAAGCCTCTGACTTCTCAATCTCAAGATCACCCTCGTTTGCCTACTCCAAAACGCAAGGCTGGGTCAACGGTTCCTGCTACACCGCTGAGTGCGAATCGAGCGACTTGGCTTGTGATGCGTGTACCAAAGAAGCGCACCCGTGAGCAAAAACAACTGATTAAGAGATTGAAGATACACTCGCCTGTTTTGAAAACCGCAATTGAACTGAGTGAGGCATTTTGCAAAATCATTCGTCGTCGGCAAGCAGAGCAGTTCGAGACTTGGTTAAAGCAAGTGGAGGTCAGCGATCTCGTTCCTTTTCAGAAGTTTGCTCAAGGACTACAGCAGGATTATGAAGCAGTCAAAGCAGCAATGACTCTGCCGATTAGTAACGGACCCGTAGAAGGGCAAATCAATCGATTGAAGCTACTTAAAAGGCAGATGTACGGTCGAGCAGGAATCAAGTTACTAGAGCAGCGCTTCTTGCTGACAAGTTAG
- a CDS encoding ISL3 family transposase, producing the protein MDFFKQFLPDPANLHLQDWAIDSETAHLSLTVSSTQSQATCPLCQRSSSRIHSHYDRTLQDLSCANYRLTLHLQVRKFFCIHSDCNRRIFTERLPRVAMPWARSTKRFIDQISAIGLALGGSAGKRLSQKLGYRFSRNTLIQRVMRLPLPQSGLPRILGVDDFAFRRGQRYGTILVDLERHCPIAMLEDREANTLAEWLKAHPGVEVLSRDRSKTYKQGMTQGAPEAIQVADRFHLLQNLSEVLERYFAGHQAVLKAIEKQYYQQQQARASVARQPTALQAQRNEQRRAKFKKVHRLRSQGYAVLDIAHHLGMGERTVARYLATPTFPEWQPQKRQCWSQLDKYKPELLQQWNRGQRSTKELYKLIQQQGYRGSYPTVARYTHQLKQQQRSQLSQEEGRGACPTDLKDTQPPLSARRATWLVLRPAKQLNSEDQQWLERLRQHSALSGAIGLAENFATLVRERQGDQFDAWLKSAVESSAVVFQRFAKSLQEDYEAVKAGMTLSVSNGQVEGQINRLKMIKRQMYGRAGFELLRRRVLSAS; encoded by the coding sequence TTGGACTTTTTCAAACAATTCCTGCCTGATCCTGCCAATCTTCACCTTCAGGACTGGGCAATCGATAGTGAAACTGCTCACTTGAGTTTGACCGTTTCCTCCACCCAATCCCAAGCAACTTGTCCGCTTTGCCAACGATCCAGCTCTCGGATTCACAGCCATTATGATCGAACGTTGCAAGATTTGTCTTGTGCCAACTATCGCTTGACACTGCACCTGCAAGTGCGGAAATTCTTCTGCATTCATTCAGACTGCAATCGGCGAATTTTCACGGAACGCTTACCGAGAGTGGCTATGCCGTGGGCACGCTCGACCAAGCGTTTTATTGACCAAATTAGCGCGATTGGCTTGGCATTGGGCGGCTCAGCAGGCAAGCGCCTGAGCCAGAAACTTGGCTATCGCTTCAGCCGCAATACCTTGATTCAGCGTGTCATGCGCTTGCCATTGCCTCAGAGCGGTTTACCCAGGATTCTCGGAGTGGATGACTTTGCTTTTCGCCGGGGACAGCGGTATGGAACAATCTTAGTCGATTTAGAGCGTCATTGTCCGATAGCAATGCTAGAAGATCGTGAAGCGAACACATTAGCAGAGTGGCTGAAAGCGCATCCGGGTGTCGAAGTTCTCTCACGAGACCGCTCGAAGACCTACAAGCAGGGCATGACGCAAGGAGCACCAGAAGCAATTCAGGTAGCAGACCGCTTTCATCTCCTGCAAAACTTGTCTGAAGTACTAGAGCGCTACTTTGCCGGACATCAGGCAGTACTCAAAGCAATCGAAAAGCAATACTACCAGCAGCAACAAGCGAGGGCGAGTGTTGCACGTCAACCAACGGCTTTACAAGCTCAACGGAACGAGCAACGACGTGCCAAGTTTAAGAAAGTCCATCGCCTGCGATCTCAGGGTTATGCAGTGCTAGATATCGCTCATCATCTCGGCATGGGAGAACGCACTGTAGCTCGTTACCTGGCAACGCCGACCTTTCCAGAGTGGCAACCGCAGAAACGGCAGTGCTGGAGCCAGTTGGACAAGTATAAGCCTGAATTGTTACAGCAGTGGAACCGTGGACAACGCAGCACGAAGGAACTGTACAAGCTGATTCAGCAGCAGGGGTATCGAGGCAGCTATCCAACCGTGGCACGTTATACCCACCAACTGAAACAGCAACAGCGATCTCAATTAAGTCAGGAAGAGGGGCGAGGTGCTTGTCCCACTGATCTCAAAGATACGCAACCCCCATTAAGTGCAAGACGCGCTACATGGCTTGTCCTGCGACCAGCCAAACAACTCAATTCAGAAGACCAACAATGGTTAGAGCGATTGAGGCAACACTCAGCACTATCAGGTGCGATTGGATTAGCAGAGAACTTTGCGACCTTGGTACGAGAACGACAGGGAGATCAATTCGATGCTTGGCTTAAATCAGCCGTTGAAAGCTCTGCGGTTGTATTTCAGCGTTTTGCCAAGAGTCTGCAAGAAGACTATGAGGCAGTGAAAGCAGGCATGACCTTGAGTGTGAGTAACGGACAAGTGGAAGGACAAATCAATCGGCTGAAGATGATCAAGCGACAGATGTACGGAAGAGCGGGCTTTGAGCTATTGAGGCGGCGAGTTCTGAGTGCAAGTTGA
- a CDS encoding ATP-binding protein — MIALPRVAVQRKIYESSASLVYQGVREEDGRAIIIKLLKQDYPSPQELTRYRQEYAITRSLNLEGIIKVYSQQDYQRTLVMFLEDFGGESLEHWMRQQPAIFCPMPLTTFLELAIDITNILGKIHAANIIHKDINPGNIVLNPDTGVVKIIDFGIATQFSRTNPSFKSPHVLEGTLAYLSPEQTGRMNRSLDYRTDFYSLGVTFYELLTGQLPFPTIDILELVHSHIAKPPVPPHELNGTIPQPISDLILKLMAKNAEDRYQIAWGIKADLERCAEQLAASGQVAPIQLGLQDVSDQFQIPQKLYGRETEIAALLAAFERVAGEDPETPTSSEMMLVSGYSGIGKSALVQELYTPITARRGYFISGKFDQFQRNIPYSAIVDALRKLVQQLLGEPDERVQEWRSRLLTALGSNGQLIIDVIPEVELIVGKQSPVPEVGSTEAQNRFNLVFQKFIRACCSEEHPLVIFLDDLQWVDSATLKLIELILSDWAMQFLLLIGAYRDNEVTQAHPLLTTVEKLKQEGVAINQITLAPLGLEAVAQLTGETLHTSTESIAPLAELVWRKANGNPYFTNEFLKTLYTESLIVFNNNQQCWQWNVAHIQAETITDNVVELVIKKLKQLPEQTQQVLRLAACVGAEFDLATLSAICERSAVKIFAELTTVIQSELILTTSELDENLLIQNYRFSHDRVQQAAYALIDESHKQVVHLQIGRNLLEKTSLEQQSDRLFAIVDHLNHGVELVTTQPERTEIAKLNLIAGQKAKAATAYEAAFKYFNTGLKLLDSESWQSEYDLTLTLYSEAVEVAYLCGDFIAMEHLACVVHNNAKTVFDEVKVYDVKIQADASQGNLKQAIKTGLMVLARLGVRLPEEPTQLDIQIELKKTASQLASQEVAELINLRRMSQPEPLAAMCILSSITSLTFIAAPDLFPLISLSEVNLSIAYGNTTWSAQGYVVYGIVLCGIVQEIETGYKFGKLALSLAEQVNVKEIKTKIFTAFAASVMHWKEHLKETLPILLESYQSAMETGNFEHVGYCGFHIPEHLYFIGRELTELEREISTYSQTVNRVRQESPSNWVAILWDHVSFW; from the coding sequence ATGATTGCCCTACCTAGAGTTGCCGTTCAACGCAAAATCTACGAGAGTTCAGCGTCTTTGGTGTATCAGGGCGTTAGAGAAGAGGATGGTCGAGCGATCATTATCAAACTCCTCAAGCAAGATTATCCTTCTCCTCAAGAATTAACGCGCTACAGACAGGAATATGCCATTACTCGCTCTCTAAACCTGGAAGGCATCATCAAAGTTTACAGTCAGCAGGACTATCAGCGGACGCTCGTTATGTTCTTAGAAGACTTCGGCGGCGAGTCCCTAGAACACTGGATGCGGCAGCAACCCGCAATCTTCTGTCCCATGCCCTTAACTACGTTTCTAGAACTGGCGATCGACATAACAAACATTCTAGGCAAAATCCATGCTGCCAATATCATTCACAAGGACATTAATCCCGGCAACATTGTTCTGAATCCCGATACGGGCGTGGTCAAAATCATTGACTTCGGGATTGCTACCCAATTTAGTCGCACGAATCCAAGCTTTAAAAGCCCTCATGTTTTAGAAGGGACACTGGCTTATCTGTCTCCAGAACAAACCGGGCGGATGAATCGATCGCTGGATTACCGTACCGATTTTTACTCGCTGGGTGTGACGTTCTACGAACTGCTAACTGGACAACTGCCGTTTCCCACAATAGACATCCTTGAACTCGTCCATTCTCACATTGCCAAACCGCCTGTTCCACCGCATGAACTGAATGGAACAATTCCTCAACCTATCTCAGATCTGATTCTCAAACTGATGGCGAAGAATGCAGAGGACCGCTATCAGATCGCCTGGGGGATCAAAGCAGATTTGGAACGGTGTGCTGAACAATTAGCAGCAAGCGGTCAAGTGGCTCCCATCCAACTGGGTCTGCAAGATGTCTCGGATCAGTTTCAAATTCCCCAGAAGCTCTATGGACGAGAGACGGAGATTGCCGCATTATTAGCAGCGTTTGAAAGAGTAGCAGGAGAAGATCCGGAGACTCCCACGTCTTCTGAAATGATGTTGGTGTCGGGCTATTCTGGCATTGGTAAATCTGCCTTAGTACAAGAACTCTATACACCGATTACGGCAAGGCGCGGTTACTTTATCTCTGGTAAGTTTGACCAATTTCAGCGCAATATTCCGTACAGCGCGATCGTCGATGCCCTACGAAAATTAGTGCAGCAATTGTTAGGTGAACCTGACGAACGAGTACAAGAGTGGCGATCGCGACTGCTCACAGCTTTGGGAAGCAACGGACAACTGATTATTGATGTCATCCCGGAAGTTGAATTAATTGTGGGCAAGCAGTCGCCCGTGCCAGAAGTTGGATCGACCGAGGCACAAAATCGATTTAACCTTGTCTTTCAAAAGTTCATTCGAGCCTGCTGTTCCGAGGAGCATCCTCTGGTCATTTTTCTAGATGATTTGCAATGGGTAGACTCTGCCACGCTTAAACTGATTGAGTTGATCCTGAGCGATTGGGCGATGCAATTCTTGCTTTTAATTGGAGCCTATCGGGATAACGAAGTTACTCAGGCGCATCCGCTTCTTACAACCGTAGAGAAGCTAAAACAGGAAGGGGTGGCAATCAATCAAATAACATTAGCTCCGCTGGGACTGGAGGCAGTAGCTCAACTAACTGGTGAGACTTTGCACACCTCTACTGAGTCGATCGCACCTTTGGCAGAGTTAGTATGGCGGAAAGCGAATGGCAACCCCTACTTTACGAATGAGTTTCTCAAAACGTTGTATACCGAAAGTCTCATCGTCTTCAACAATAATCAGCAATGCTGGCAGTGGAATGTTGCTCACATTCAAGCCGAAACTATTACCGACAATGTGGTGGAATTAGTGATCAAGAAGCTGAAACAACTTCCGGAGCAAACTCAACAGGTCTTGCGTTTAGCGGCTTGCGTGGGTGCTGAGTTTGATTTAGCAACGCTCTCAGCAATCTGCGAACGATCGGCAGTTAAAATTTTTGCAGAACTGACAACAGTGATTCAGTCGGAGTTGATTCTAACGACCTCAGAGCTAGATGAGAATCTGCTGATTCAGAATTACAGATTTTCGCACGATCGCGTACAGCAAGCTGCCTATGCTTTGATTGATGAGTCACACAAACAAGTTGTTCATCTCCAAATCGGTCGCAATTTACTCGAAAAAACTTCACTAGAGCAACAATCCGATCGGCTGTTCGCTATTGTTGATCATCTTAATCATGGGGTTGAACTGGTCACTACTCAACCAGAACGAACTGAAATTGCCAAATTGAATTTGATAGCAGGTCAGAAGGCAAAGGCAGCAACAGCTTATGAAGCAGCTTTTAAGTATTTCAATACCGGACTGAAACTTCTCGATTCAGAAAGCTGGCAGAGTGAGTATGACCTGACCTTAACGTTGTATTCAGAAGCAGTAGAGGTGGCGTATTTGTGTGGCGACTTTATTGCAATGGAACACTTGGCTTGTGTAGTCCATAACAACGCCAAAACAGTTTTCGATGAAGTTAAAGTTTACGATGTCAAAATTCAAGCAGATGCATCACAGGGTAATCTTAAACAAGCGATTAAGACTGGGCTTATGGTACTCGCTCGTTTAGGTGTGAGATTACCCGAAGAACCCACTCAGTTGGATATTCAAATAGAACTGAAGAAAACCGCTTCACAATTAGCTTCTCAGGAAGTTGCAGAACTCATTAATCTGAGAAGAATGAGCCAACCTGAACCACTAGCAGCGATGTGTATTTTATCTAGCATCACCTCTCTGACATTTATTGCTGCTCCCGATCTGTTCCCGCTGATTTCATTATCAGAAGTGAATTTATCGATCGCCTATGGCAATACCACCTGGTCTGCACAGGGTTATGTCGTTTATGGAATTGTTTTGTGTGGCATAGTCCAAGAAATTGAGACTGGTTATAAATTTGGTAAATTGGCTTTAAGTTTAGCCGAACAAGTCAATGTTAAAGAAATTAAGACTAAGATATTTACTGCATTTGCTGCTTCTGTAATGCATTGGAAAGAGCATCTTAAAGAGACGCTACCAATTTTGCTAGAGAGCTATCAAAGTGCAATGGAAACCGGAAATTTTGAGCATGTGGGCTATTGCGGATTTCACATACCCGAACATTTATATTTTATTGGTCGCGAACTGACAGAGTTGGAACGGGAAATATCAACTTATAGTCAGACTGTTAACCGAGTTAGACAGGAAAGCCCCTCAAATTGGGTTGCAATACTTTGGGATCATGTCAGTTTTTGGTGA